In Vreelandella piezotolerans, one genomic interval encodes:
- a CDS encoding ABC transporter ATP-binding protein, producing the protein MTATVSLSEVAAPASALSLRGVQHTFAANHVVKGIDLDIAQGEVVCLLGPSGCGKTTLLRIAAGLEVVQEGTVSLEGQAIAAPGRRHVPPEKRNVGLAFQDSALFPHLSVLENVTFGLKHLPSGQRRARALELLAQLGMADYAETYPHMLSGGQQQRVALARALAPTPKLMLLDEPFSSLDARLRDRIRDDTLHVLKKLGSATLLVTHDPEEAMFMADRIALMRDGRIVQTGTPRELYCAPVDPFVVTFFGEVNELEGVVKGGVVQTPVGPVDASWLPEGSAAQVMIRPEALRIKERDLPADAHSHSHVVMAKLLGRTSLIHLCAHGAKGQEAHLHARVPGVFLPQEGQPIDIDLDHSQVFIFPR; encoded by the coding sequence ATGACGGCAACAGTGTCCCTTTCTGAGGTGGCTGCGCCCGCATCGGCGCTATCGCTGCGCGGTGTGCAGCATACGTTTGCAGCCAATCACGTCGTTAAGGGCATCGATCTCGATATCGCCCAGGGCGAGGTGGTCTGTTTGCTTGGCCCGTCTGGCTGCGGTAAAACCACGCTACTGCGCATCGCCGCAGGGCTCGAAGTGGTTCAAGAGGGCACCGTCAGTCTAGAAGGGCAGGCCATCGCTGCTCCCGGTAGACGTCATGTGCCGCCGGAGAAGCGCAATGTCGGGCTGGCGTTTCAAGACTCTGCCCTTTTTCCGCACTTGAGCGTGCTGGAAAACGTCACTTTTGGTTTGAAGCATCTGCCCTCTGGCCAGCGCCGCGCCCGAGCGCTGGAGCTATTGGCACAGCTGGGCATGGCCGATTACGCCGAGACTTACCCCCATATGCTCTCGGGTGGCCAGCAGCAGCGGGTGGCGCTGGCTCGCGCCCTGGCGCCCACCCCAAAATTGATGTTATTGGATGAGCCCTTCTCTAGCCTGGATGCCCGGCTACGTGATCGGATTCGCGACGATACGCTGCACGTGTTGAAAAAGCTGGGGTCTGCGACGCTGCTGGTTACCCACGACCCGGAAGAGGCGATGTTCATGGCCGACCGCATCGCCCTGATGCGCGATGGTAGGATCGTGCAGACGGGCACGCCGCGGGAGCTGTACTGCGCCCCGGTCGACCCGTTCGTCGTGACGTTTTTCGGTGAAGTCAACGAGCTCGAGGGCGTGGTAAAAGGCGGTGTCGTGCAAACGCCGGTGGGGCCCGTGGACGCAAGCTGGCTGCCCGAAGGCAGTGCCGCGCAGGTGATGATTCGCCCTGAGGCGCTGCGCATCAAAGAGCGCGATCTGCCGGCCGACGCTCATAGCCACAGCCATGTGGTGATGGCAAAGCTGCTCGGCCGCACGAGTTTGATTCACCTCTGCGCCCACGGCGCAAAGGGCCAGGAGGCACACCTCCACGCCCGTGTGCCGGGTGTTTTCCTCCCCCAAGAGGGACAGCCGATCGATATCGACCTCGACCACTCCCAGGTGTTTATCTTTCCGCGTTAA
- a CDS encoding Fe(3+) ABC transporter substrate-binding protein → MKKARLSASVAAIMAGSAFASSALANEVNIYSARHYDSDEILYQAFTDETGIEVNVLEGDANQLMERMQREGVASPADVMLTVDAGNLWRAEQDGLFQSVESEVLNERLPASMRHPEGMWFGFSQRARVIFYNRENFDPSQIATYEDLADPQFEGQVCIRSSNNIYNQSLLASMIEHHGEEGAQEWAQGVVNNMARDPEGGDTDQILGVASGECNLAVANHYYYVRLLHSDDAAEREAARKVGVIFPNQDDRGTHVNVGGAGLVANAQNPENGIRFLEFLASDEAQEVLAERNYEFPVVEGVKKNPVLESWGDFAKDDINISILGENNPEAVRIFDRVSWR, encoded by the coding sequence ATGAAAAAGGCACGTCTCTCGGCTTCCGTTGCCGCCATCATGGCCGGCTCCGCGTTTGCCAGCAGCGCACTCGCTAACGAAGTCAACATCTACTCTGCTCGTCATTACGACTCTGATGAAATTCTCTACCAAGCGTTCACCGACGAAACGGGTATTGAAGTCAACGTGCTGGAAGGCGACGCCAACCAGCTAATGGAGCGTATGCAGCGTGAGGGCGTGGCCAGTCCTGCTGACGTCATGTTGACCGTCGATGCGGGCAACCTGTGGCGTGCCGAGCAAGATGGCCTGTTCCAGAGCGTCGAATCCGAGGTACTCAACGAGCGCCTGCCGGCCTCCATGCGTCATCCGGAAGGCATGTGGTTTGGCTTTAGCCAGCGTGCGCGGGTCATTTTCTACAACCGCGAAAACTTCGACCCGAGCCAGATCGCCACGTACGAAGACCTGGCCGATCCACAGTTCGAAGGCCAAGTGTGCATTCGCTCGTCCAATAACATTTACAACCAGTCTCTGCTGGCGTCGATGATCGAGCACCACGGCGAAGAGGGCGCGCAAGAGTGGGCCCAGGGCGTCGTGAATAACATGGCTCGCGACCCAGAAGGCGGTGACACGGATCAGATTCTCGGCGTTGCCAGCGGTGAGTGTAACCTCGCCGTCGCCAACCACTACTACTACGTGCGTCTGCTGCACTCTGACGATGCCGCCGAGCGTGAAGCCGCACGCAAAGTAGGCGTGATCTTCCCCAACCAGGATGACCGTGGCACCCACGTGAACGTGGGCGGTGCAGGCTTGGTTGCCAACGCTCAAAACCCAGAAAACGGTATTCGCTTCCTGGAGTTCCTGGCCTCCGACGAAGCGCAGGAAGTGCTGGCCGAGCGTAACTACGAGTTCCCGGTGGTCGAGGGCGTGAAGAAAAACCCGGTGCTGGAGTCTTGGGGCGATTTCGCCAAAGACGACATCAACATCAGCATCCTGGGTGAGAACAACCCGGAAGCGGTACGTATCTTCGACCGCGTTAGCTGGCGTTAA
- a CDS encoding TRAP transporter large permease codes for MSAELLTLVMFGGLLVGLFMGHPLAFVLGGMAVIGAYLGPGINTLGIIINNVYGNAMDNYVLVAIPLFILMARFLNDSGVTEKMFDAMRLLLANVRGGLALTVVVVSVLLAATTGIVGASIAVMGMIALVPMLKYGYNKELSAGVIMASGCLGILIPPSIMLILMASYSPVSVGALFAGALVPGLLLGVMYALYVVLICWLKPSYGPKVPKEERAEVSTKALLIMLGKYVVPPMSLILGVLGALFTGIATATEASAIGVFIAFLLFLIFGDRKLSTCYNTLIEAGKTTTMVMLVLVGATAFTGVFSIGGGMTVISDFVLAMPGGTFGALLLMLFLVFILGMFLDWTGIVLLSFPIMLPIIAQMGVDVLWFVVMVAVVLQTSFLTPPFGYALFYLKGVAPPGVEIVDLYKAVVPFVIIILLACILMSIFPGLITGLPSLMVGY; via the coding sequence ATGAGTGCAGAACTACTAACGCTGGTGATGTTTGGCGGACTGCTGGTCGGGCTATTCATGGGGCACCCATTGGCGTTCGTACTGGGCGGTATGGCGGTCATCGGCGCGTATCTAGGCCCCGGTATCAATACCCTGGGCATCATCATCAACAACGTCTATGGCAACGCCATGGACAACTACGTGCTGGTCGCCATTCCACTGTTCATTTTGATGGCGCGCTTTCTCAACGACTCCGGCGTCACGGAGAAGATGTTCGACGCCATGCGACTACTGTTGGCCAACGTACGCGGTGGCCTGGCGCTAACCGTGGTCGTGGTCTCGGTACTGCTGGCCGCCACCACCGGCATCGTCGGGGCGTCCATCGCCGTCATGGGGATGATCGCGCTGGTGCCGATGCTGAAGTATGGCTACAACAAAGAGCTCAGCGCGGGCGTGATCATGGCGAGCGGCTGTCTAGGCATTTTGATTCCGCCCAGCATCATGCTGATTTTGATGGCCAGCTACTCGCCCGTATCGGTGGGCGCGCTGTTTGCCGGAGCGCTGGTGCCCGGCCTGCTGTTGGGGGTGATGTACGCTCTATACGTGGTGCTGATCTGCTGGCTGAAACCCAGCTACGGCCCCAAAGTGCCGAAAGAAGAGCGCGCCGAGGTCAGCACCAAAGCGCTGCTGATCATGCTGGGTAAATACGTCGTACCGCCGATGTCGCTGATCCTGGGCGTGCTCGGTGCTCTATTTACCGGGATCGCCACCGCGACCGAGGCCTCGGCGATTGGCGTGTTTATCGCCTTCTTGCTGTTCTTGATCTTTGGCGACCGTAAGCTCTCGACTTGCTACAACACGCTGATCGAAGCGGGCAAAACCACCACCATGGTGATGCTGGTACTGGTGGGCGCCACGGCGTTTACCGGCGTGTTCTCCATTGGTGGCGGTATGACGGTGATCAGCGACTTCGTCCTGGCCATGCCGGGTGGCACCTTTGGTGCGCTGCTTCTAATGCTGTTCCTGGTCTTCATTTTGGGTATGTTCCTGGATTGGACCGGCATCGTACTGCTGAGCTTCCCGATCATGCTGCCCATCATCGCCCAAATGGGCGTCGACGTATTGTGGTTCGTGGTGATGGTGGCCGTGGTGCTGCAAACCTCCTTCCTAACCCCGCCATTTGGCTATGCGCTGTTCTATCTAAAAGGAGTGGCGCCGCCTGGGGTCGAGATCGTCGATCTCTATAAAGCGGTGGTGCCGTTCGTCATCATCATCCTTTTGGCGTGTATCTTGATGTCGATCTTCCCCGGCTTGATTACCGGCCTGCCGAGCCTGATGGTCGGTTACTGA
- a CDS encoding ABC transporter permease: MSTPARRSPTALLSGFASRFTLSLSPWSVTLFLIALIVALPILVVLAHIVMPTEGVWQHLASTVLPRYLSNTFWLVLWVGLGTLVIGTGTAWLVVMCRFPGKRLFEWALLLPLAVPTYVIAYAYTDFLQVAGPLQSLLREWFDWQVGDYYFPNVRSLGGAATLITFVLYPYVYLLARATFLEQSVCVLDVGRTLGRGPWRLFASVALPLARPALVGGVSLVLMETLNEFGAVQFFGVDTFTTGIYRTWFGLGEPIAAAQLAACLLTFVIAFVLLERWSRGKRRYFHTTNRYQQLPEYRLHGWHAVGATLACLLPITVGFLLPSGILLEMAITTGDRLFGTRFISFAMNSLSLATVAALIAVGLAVLLSYGVRLHDSPSARLFTRIAAMGYAIPGSVVAVGILIPFAWLDNAINTWLHTHYDTIIGLVFSGTAFILIYAYVVRFLAVSFNAVEASLGKVTPSMDAASRTLGQTAGGTLRRIHTPLMRSSLLAAGILVFVDVMKELPATIILRPFNFDTLAVRAHSLASDERLAEASTASLTIVVVGILPVILLSLAMRRARPGSQAE; this comes from the coding sequence GTGTCTACGCCTGCTCGCCGCTCACCCACGGCTCTGCTGTCAGGTTTCGCCTCGCGCTTTACGCTGTCGCTCAGCCCTTGGTCAGTGACGCTGTTCTTGATTGCGCTGATCGTGGCGCTGCCCATCTTAGTCGTACTCGCGCATATCGTGATGCCCACCGAAGGCGTTTGGCAGCACTTGGCCAGTACCGTTTTACCGCGCTATCTTTCCAACACGTTTTGGCTGGTACTGTGGGTCGGGCTAGGCACCTTGGTGATCGGCACCGGCACCGCCTGGCTGGTGGTCATGTGTCGCTTTCCCGGCAAGCGTCTGTTCGAGTGGGCGCTTCTACTGCCGCTGGCCGTGCCGACGTACGTGATCGCCTACGCCTACACCGACTTTCTACAGGTGGCCGGGCCGCTACAAAGCCTGCTGCGGGAGTGGTTCGACTGGCAGGTGGGCGACTACTACTTCCCCAACGTGCGCTCGTTGGGCGGTGCCGCCACGCTAATTACCTTCGTGCTCTACCCCTATGTCTACCTGCTGGCCCGTGCCACCTTTTTAGAACAATCGGTGTGTGTGCTGGATGTGGGACGAACATTGGGGCGAGGCCCCTGGCGGCTGTTTGCCAGCGTGGCGCTGCCGTTGGCGCGCCCGGCGCTGGTAGGCGGCGTCTCGCTGGTCTTGATGGAAACCCTCAATGAGTTCGGCGCGGTCCAGTTCTTTGGCGTGGATACCTTCACCACGGGTATTTACCGCACCTGGTTTGGCCTGGGTGAGCCGATTGCTGCGGCCCAGCTTGCCGCCTGCCTGCTGACCTTCGTGATCGCCTTCGTGCTGCTGGAGCGCTGGTCGCGGGGTAAGCGCCGCTACTTCCACACCACCAACCGCTATCAACAGTTGCCTGAGTACCGGTTGCACGGCTGGCACGCCGTCGGGGCGACGCTGGCCTGCCTGTTACCGATCACCGTTGGCTTCTTGCTGCCCAGCGGCATTCTGTTGGAAATGGCGATCACCACCGGGGACCGGCTGTTCGGTACGCGCTTCATCAGCTTTGCCATGAACAGCCTGAGCCTCGCGACGGTTGCAGCGCTGATTGCCGTGGGGCTAGCGGTGCTGCTGAGCTACGGCGTGCGGCTGCACGACTCCCCCAGCGCGCGGCTGTTTACCCGCATCGCGGCCATGGGCTACGCCATTCCGGGGTCGGTGGTGGCCGTGGGGATTTTGATTCCGTTTGCCTGGCTAGATAATGCCATTAATACCTGGCTGCACACCCATTACGACACCATCATCGGGCTAGTCTTCAGCGGCACGGCGTTCATATTGATTTACGCTTACGTCGTGCGCTTTCTGGCCGTCTCGTTCAACGCGGTCGAGGCAAGCTTGGGCAAGGTCACCCCGAGCATGGACGCCGCCTCACGTACACTGGGACAAACCGCTGGAGGGACGCTACGGCGCATTCATACGCCGCTGATGCGCAGCAGCCTGCTGGCGGCCGGCATTCTGGTGTTCGTGGATGTGATGAAGGAGCTGCCCGCCACGATCATTCTCCGCCCGTTCAACTTCGATACCCTGGCGGTGCGCGCCCATAGCTTGGCGTCCGACGAACGCTTGGCGGAGGCCTCCACGGCCTCGTTAACCATCGTGGTGGTGGGTATTTTGCCGGTGATCCTTCTTAGCTTGGCGATGCGCCGGGCGCGCCCGGGCAGCCAAGCCGAGTAA